Proteins co-encoded in one Spirosoma endbachense genomic window:
- the tcuA gene encoding FAD-dependent tricarballylate dehydrogenase TcuA — protein sequence MTIIPNRDELPSVDVLIIGSGSAALCAGISALENGAHVLMVEKADALEWGGNSRYTAGAMRFAFYSYEDLKPLIRDLTDDRLANTDFGSYPKEQFLADLQYFNQGEPPTETQQFLVDESLSVMQWLSSHNIRFDPSYARQSFLKAGRHTFWGGLALDVEGEGDGLVRAERAEFERLGGTILYNCSAEEIVMQAGDMQGVRCLRSGIPIWIPCRTVVLGCGGFEASQELRTQFLGDAWANAKVRGTRHNTGKGLELATKLGAALRGNFGGCHAVPMDKNMPDYGNIDLPHNERKHYRKISYLYGLMLNALGERFVDEGLDMRNYTYAQFGKAIIEQPGNVAWQLFDASVEPYLYADYRFRFTSVVEADTLSDLIGKLDGIDQATALRTVDAYNRATEISDHIPFDPTRKDGKRTAGLFPEKTNWANPLVTPPFKAYPVTCGITFTYGGLAVNRNGEVLTAADEPIPGLFACGELVGGVFFHGYPGGSGLTSGAVFGRYAGKSAAQYSHQKPSSLNS from the coding sequence ATGACGATTATACCTAACCGGGATGAATTGCCAAGTGTCGACGTATTAATTATCGGGAGCGGAAGCGCGGCCCTGTGCGCAGGCATTTCGGCCCTCGAAAACGGTGCTCATGTACTAATGGTCGAAAAGGCCGATGCCCTGGAGTGGGGAGGCAATAGCCGCTACACAGCCGGAGCCATGCGCTTTGCCTTCTATTCTTACGAGGACCTGAAGCCCCTGATCCGCGATCTGACCGACGATCGGTTGGCAAATACTGACTTCGGCAGTTACCCGAAAGAACAGTTTCTGGCCGACCTCCAGTATTTTAATCAGGGTGAACCACCCACTGAAACTCAGCAGTTTCTGGTCGATGAAAGCCTGAGTGTTATGCAGTGGCTGTCGAGTCATAATATTCGTTTCGACCCCAGCTATGCCCGGCAGAGTTTTCTGAAAGCCGGTCGGCATACGTTCTGGGGCGGATTGGCCCTTGACGTAGAAGGTGAAGGCGACGGGCTGGTGCGGGCCGAACGAGCGGAGTTTGAACGGCTAGGGGGAACGATCCTGTACAATTGCTCCGCCGAAGAAATCGTGATGCAGGCGGGTGACATGCAGGGCGTGCGATGCCTGCGTTCAGGTATACCCATCTGGATTCCGTGCCGGACAGTGGTGCTGGGCTGCGGGGGATTTGAAGCCAGCCAAGAATTACGTACGCAGTTTCTTGGCGATGCCTGGGCCAACGCCAAAGTGCGGGGCACCCGCCATAATACGGGTAAAGGTCTCGAACTGGCCACTAAACTGGGGGCGGCTCTGCGGGGGAATTTTGGTGGGTGCCATGCCGTGCCGATGGACAAGAACATGCCCGATTATGGCAATATCGACCTGCCGCACAACGAACGCAAACACTACCGAAAAATATCGTATCTGTACGGACTGATGCTCAACGCGCTCGGAGAGCGGTTCGTCGACGAAGGACTGGATATGCGAAATTACACCTATGCCCAGTTCGGCAAGGCGATCATCGAGCAGCCGGGAAACGTTGCCTGGCAGCTTTTCGACGCCAGTGTCGAACCATATCTCTATGCCGACTACCGGTTCCGGTTTACGAGCGTCGTGGAAGCCGATACGCTGAGCGACCTGATCGGGAAACTCGACGGCATCGATCAGGCGACCGCATTGAGGACCGTTGACGCGTATAATCGGGCTACTGAAATCAGCGATCATATACCGTTCGATCCAACCCGAAAAGATGGCAAACGTACAGCGGGGCTTTTCCCCGAAAAAACCAACTGGGCCAATCCACTCGTCACTCCGCCATTCAAAGCCTATCCCGTTACGTGTGGTATTACCTTCACCTACGGCGGACTGGCCGTAAATCGAAACGGCGAAGTGCTGACCGCTGCCGATGAACCGATTCCGGGCCTGTTTGCCTGTGGCGAACTAGTCGGGGGCGTTTTCTTCCACGGGTATCCTGGCGGCTCCGGCCTAACCTCTGGTGCAGTTTTCGGGCGGTACGCGGGTAAGTCGGCAGCACAATATAGTCATCAGAAACCATCTTCGCTAAACTCATGA
- a CDS encoding MFS transporter, which translates to MKKRYQLILVFVVFAIITYLDRNSISSVGDDITRELGLSDQQWGMVMSAFSLAYGAFEIPTGLLVDRVGPRKTLFRIVLWWSVFTLLTGLATGFYFLLIVRFLFGAGEAGAFPTVSVAIARWFPSIERGRMQSIVWMGSRMGGAMAPIMSIQLAESFGWRGVFYLFGGLGLLWAAYWFWWFRDEPRDIHGITPDEIIEIEASRSVKAVSHKLLSWKMVFGNSSIWALMGMYHCLLYGAYFYMSWMPKYLQNGRGIPKSQLGWMVSLPFILGMFGCLAGGFASDYFTKKRGLTFGRRYVGMFGLVMAGICMIAGSLTKDSSIAIVLLGLGLAFKDFTLPVSWSAATDIGGQHAGAVSGTMGLAGQLGSAIMATAFGFILHATGSYEIPVQLIGGIVIVGGLLWFRIDASQQLRDEPESTIKPKEIVA; encoded by the coding sequence ATGAAAAAACGCTATCAACTCATTCTTGTATTCGTCGTTTTTGCGATCATCACCTACCTCGACCGCAACTCCATTTCGTCAGTAGGAGACGATATCACCCGCGAGCTGGGCCTGTCTGACCAGCAGTGGGGCATGGTTATGTCGGCGTTTTCGCTGGCCTACGGAGCTTTTGAAATTCCAACCGGTTTGCTGGTCGACCGGGTAGGACCGCGTAAGACTCTTTTCCGCATTGTGCTCTGGTGGTCGGTTTTTACGCTGCTGACGGGTCTGGCTACGGGCTTTTACTTCCTGCTGATCGTTCGGTTTTTGTTCGGAGCAGGTGAAGCGGGTGCGTTTCCGACCGTATCGGTAGCCATTGCCCGATGGTTCCCATCGATCGAGCGGGGCCGTATGCAGTCGATTGTCTGGATGGGTAGCAGGATGGGCGGAGCCATGGCACCGATTATGTCGATCCAGCTAGCCGAAAGTTTCGGTTGGCGGGGCGTGTTTTACCTGTTTGGCGGATTGGGGCTGCTCTGGGCGGCTTACTGGTTTTGGTGGTTCCGCGACGAACCCCGCGACATCCATGGAATCACCCCCGACGAAATCATCGAAATCGAAGCCAGTCGTAGCGTAAAGGCCGTATCACACAAGCTACTTTCCTGGAAAATGGTTTTCGGTAACTCCAGCATCTGGGCGCTGATGGGTATGTATCATTGCCTGCTTTATGGCGCTTATTTCTACATGTCGTGGATGCCCAAATATTTGCAAAACGGGCGGGGCATTCCCAAATCACAGTTGGGATGGATGGTATCGCTTCCGTTTATATTAGGGATGTTCGGCTGTCTGGCTGGTGGATTTGCCTCCGATTATTTCACCAAAAAACGGGGACTGACCTTTGGTCGTCGCTACGTGGGTATGTTTGGGCTGGTCATGGCGGGAATCTGCATGATTGCCGGTTCATTGACTAAAGATAGCAGCATCGCCATTGTACTGCTGGGGCTGGGGCTGGCTTTTAAAGACTTCACGCTGCCCGTGTCGTGGTCGGCAGCGACTGACATTGGTGGGCAACATGCCGGGGCGGTATCGGGTACGATGGGCCTGGCCGGACAGTTGGGATCGGCCATTATGGCTACTGCCTTCGGTTTCATCTTACACGCCACCGGGAGCTACGAAATTCCGGTTCAGCTGATCGGCGGCATCGTTATCGTGGGCGGTCTGCTGTGGTTCAGGATCGACGCCAGCCAGCAACTCCGCGACGAACCGGAATCAACCATAAAGCCAAAAGAAATTGTTGCCTGA
- a CDS encoding DMT family transporter, which translates to MTKSIQAPTEDISFLAIIRYSEVIFAIIVGYIAFDEHYSQQSILGMVLIFTGQLLSFRRRARPADNAKQLDL; encoded by the coding sequence ATGACCAAATCCATCCAGGCACCTACCGAAGATATTAGCTTTCTAGCCATTATCCGCTATTCTGAAGTCATTTTCGCCATTATCGTTGGGTACATCGCGTTCGATGAGCACTATTCCCAGCAAAGTATTCTGGGTATGGTGTTGATTTTTACCGGCCAGCTATTGTCGTTTCGCCGACGGGCCCGGCCTGCTGACAACGCAAAACAACTCGACCTCTAA
- the fbp gene encoding class 1 fructose-bisphosphatase: MITFIDTVVPVAAQSAQPDLALPVGTTLDRFILSEQSAFPFATGELSQLLRDIALASKIINREINRAGLIDVTGAAGTDNVQGESQQKLDVIANIRFIRALKNGGEVCAIISEEEDDIILTGNLNGKYVVAIDPLDGSSNIDVNVSIGTIFSIYRRLSPIGSVPTLADLLQGGRQQVAAGYVLYGSSTILVFTTGQGVNGFTLDQSLGEYILSHTNMKQPRTGSIFSCNEGNVAEYPDKIQTYLNTCRQRRMTGRYIGSLVADFHRNLIKGGIYLYPPTCKSPGGKLRLLYECFPMAFIAEQAGGKATDGRQAILDIAPTDLHQRLVLYVGSPDLIDELLTTK; this comes from the coding sequence ATGATTACCTTTATAGATACAGTAGTACCCGTAGCAGCGCAATCTGCCCAACCGGACCTGGCTCTTCCGGTTGGCACCACCCTGGATCGCTTCATCCTGAGCGAACAGAGTGCATTTCCGTTTGCTACGGGAGAACTGTCGCAGTTGTTGCGTGACATTGCGCTGGCCAGCAAGATTATTAACCGTGAAATTAACCGGGCAGGACTGATCGATGTGACGGGTGCTGCCGGAACCGACAACGTGCAGGGCGAATCGCAGCAAAAACTCGACGTCATTGCTAACATTCGGTTTATCCGTGCGCTCAAAAATGGGGGTGAAGTCTGCGCCATTATTTCGGAAGAAGAAGATGACATAATTCTGACGGGCAACCTCAACGGTAAGTACGTCGTAGCCATCGATCCGCTGGATGGCTCCTCCAATATCGACGTTAACGTTTCTATTGGAACGATTTTCTCGATCTACCGCCGATTATCGCCTATTGGCTCCGTGCCTACTCTTGCCGACTTACTTCAGGGTGGACGGCAGCAGGTGGCGGCCGGGTACGTACTATACGGCTCATCGACCATTCTGGTATTTACGACCGGGCAGGGTGTCAACGGTTTTACACTCGATCAGTCGCTGGGCGAGTATATTCTTTCTCACACCAATATGAAGCAGCCCCGGACGGGTTCGATTTTTTCGTGCAACGAGGGGAACGTAGCGGAATACCCGGATAAGATCCAGACGTATTTGAATACGTGCAGGCAACGCCGGATGACAGGTCGCTACATTGGCTCGCTGGTGGCTGATTTTCACCGAAATCTAATCAAAGGCGGTATTTACCTTTATCCGCCTACGTGCAAATCACCGGGAGGTAAACTCAGGCTGCTATACGAGTGCTTCCCGATGGCGTTCATTGCCGAACAGGCTGGCGGAAAAGCAACCGACGGCAGGCAGGCCATTCTCGACATTGCTCCAACAGATCTGCACCAGCGTTTGGTACTGTATGTAGGTTCGCCTGATCTGATCGACGAGTTGCTTACGACAAAATAA
- a CDS encoding helix-turn-helix domain-containing protein: protein MTTDREKVRLIFGLKIKQLRNDLGLSTYELADRTGLSPSYLNEIEKGKKYPKTEKIFALAKALNSNYDTLVSLQVSKSLEPVVELLNSNILTELPLDLFGIEPGYFLEVMATAPAKLSAFINTLIEIGRNYDLSVEQFYFSALRTYQAMHNNYFEELEKQADTFLTDYPRPELPGQYGNWLIRVLNEVYGCTVDFYDETTQPALMSLRSVYLPEQQKLLVNSELSIEQQVFTLSREVGYHWLGLTIRPLESSVLEARSFDEVLHNFQASYFARCILIPRQQLLDKLRIMVQQPDWDNERMLQMLAQFTVTPEMFLLRVTNLLSGYFGLNNLFFLRFNQLLNGRFIMAKELHLSKLHTPHGIARDEHYCRRQMSVTILNELRQLQESGQWDGQPICRAQRISFVTNNTTYFVFSIAKSSPPTPDNSSINIGFPIDETLLEKIPFIGDPKLPTVQVGETCERCPIADCTVRAAPPTVLSHQQRMKTIQATIEQLRAASSGK from the coding sequence ATGACAACCGACCGGGAGAAAGTAAGGCTCATTTTTGGCCTGAAAATCAAGCAGCTACGTAATGATCTGGGCTTATCGACCTATGAACTCGCCGACCGAACAGGTTTATCACCATCGTACCTGAACGAAATAGAAAAAGGGAAGAAATACCCGAAGACCGAGAAGATATTTGCTTTAGCCAAAGCACTCAATAGCAATTATGATACCCTTGTATCGCTTCAGGTCAGCAAGTCGCTGGAACCGGTTGTAGAACTACTTAACTCCAACATACTGACCGAATTACCATTAGATCTGTTCGGTATTGAGCCAGGCTATTTTCTAGAAGTGATGGCCACTGCCCCGGCGAAGCTGAGCGCATTTATCAATACACTGATCGAAATCGGGCGGAATTACGATCTGAGTGTCGAGCAGTTTTATTTTTCGGCCCTACGGACATACCAGGCCATGCACAATAATTATTTCGAGGAACTCGAAAAGCAGGCAGACACCTTCCTGACCGATTACCCGCGGCCTGAATTGCCCGGCCAGTATGGCAACTGGCTGATTCGGGTTCTGAATGAGGTATATGGCTGCACCGTCGATTTTTACGACGAAACCACGCAGCCTGCTCTGATGTCGCTTCGATCGGTCTACCTGCCAGAACAACAAAAGTTGCTTGTAAACAGCGAATTATCCATTGAACAACAAGTCTTTACGCTGTCGCGGGAAGTAGGTTATCACTGGCTCGGACTAACCATCCGACCGCTCGAATCATCTGTACTGGAAGCCAGATCGTTCGATGAAGTGCTGCATAACTTCCAGGCGTCTTACTTCGCCCGCTGCATTCTGATTCCCCGGCAGCAGCTACTCGACAAACTAAGGATAATGGTGCAGCAACCCGATTGGGACAACGAACGAATGCTACAGATGCTGGCTCAGTTTACAGTGACGCCGGAGATGTTTCTGCTGCGGGTTACCAATCTACTATCGGGTTATTTCGGGCTAAATAATTTGTTTTTTCTGCGCTTCAATCAGTTACTCAATGGCCGGTTTATTATGGCCAAGGAATTGCACTTGAGCAAGTTGCATACGCCACATGGCATCGCCCGCGACGAACATTATTGCCGCAGACAGATGTCGGTAACGATTCTGAACGAACTTCGTCAGCTTCAGGAATCGGGGCAGTGGGATGGACAACCTATCTGCCGGGCGCAGCGCATTTCATTCGTGACCAACAACACGACGTATTTTGTCTTTTCGATCGCCAAATCGTCGCCCCCCACCCCTGATAATAGCAGCATTAATATTGGCTTTCCCATCGACGAAACGCTGCTCGAGAAGATCCCCTTTATCGGCGACCCGAAGTTACCAACCGTTCAGGTAGGCGAAACTTGTGAGCGTTGTCCTATCGCTGACTGTACCGTGCGGGCCGCCCCCCCGACTGTACTGTCGCACCAGCAACGGATGAAGACTATTCAGGCTACAATCGAGCAACTCCGTGCGGCATCGTCTGGCAAATGA
- a CDS encoding 2-methylaconitate cis-trans isomerase PrpF family protein, producing MKRPTALLIGLMCWHAGMFPMLVQCQPVVPPANAIPCVFMRGGTSRGPFLDLRDLPRNRTERDAILLRIMGSPDARQIDGLGGAETVTSKVVMAQPSTRPGIDVDYLFAQIDLENPLVDTLPPCGNMMAGVGPFAIEKGWVKVTGPETKVMIYNINTNSVIEEIVQTPNGRVQYTGTARIDGVPGTAAPILMNLFDQVGGKTKKLLPTGHLKDRIDSLDVSILDAGTVMVLLRADAIGLTGGEDESFFKTNRVLMERLERIRREAGRLAGLGDVSNSVLPKVGILSTPQTKTANIRSRYLTPHTLHPSHAVTGAICIGTALKIKGTVASEVGRENGKPTELIVIEHPAGVIEVNIELDRQGDRIQVRKVGTMRTARKLMQGYVFY from the coding sequence ATGAAACGACCTACCGCACTCCTGATTGGACTTATGTGCTGGCACGCCGGTATGTTCCCGATGCTGGTCCAGTGCCAACCGGTTGTACCACCCGCCAATGCCATTCCGTGCGTGTTTATGCGCGGAGGCACGTCGCGTGGCCCGTTCCTGGACCTGCGCGACCTGCCACGCAACCGTACCGAACGCGACGCTATTCTGTTGCGGATCATGGGATCGCCCGACGCCCGGCAAATTGACGGGCTGGGGGGAGCAGAAACCGTAACGAGTAAGGTCGTCATGGCCCAGCCGTCGACCCGCCCCGGCATCGACGTCGATTACCTGTTCGCTCAGATCGATCTGGAAAATCCACTCGTCGATACCCTTCCACCCTGTGGTAACATGATGGCGGGTGTTGGCCCGTTTGCCATCGAGAAAGGCTGGGTGAAGGTCACCGGTCCCGAAACGAAGGTGATGATATACAATATCAACACAAATTCCGTCATTGAGGAGATCGTGCAGACCCCCAACGGTCGGGTGCAGTATACCGGTACGGCCCGGATCGACGGCGTGCCGGGAACGGCGGCCCCTATCCTCATGAATCTGTTCGATCAGGTTGGCGGCAAAACAAAGAAACTCCTGCCCACCGGCCACCTCAAAGACCGAATCGACAGCCTGGACGTGTCGATTCTGGACGCGGGTACGGTGATGGTGCTGCTACGAGCCGATGCTATTGGCCTGACAGGGGGCGAAGACGAATCCTTTTTTAAAACGAACCGGGTGCTGATGGAAAGACTGGAACGCATCCGCCGGGAAGCCGGTCGGCTGGCGGGGCTGGGTGACGTATCGAACAGTGTACTGCCCAAGGTCGGTATTCTCTCAACGCCCCAGACTAAAACAGCCAACATCCGGTCACGTTACCTGACTCCGCACACCCTGCACCCCAGCCACGCGGTTACGGGGGCTATCTGTATCGGCACGGCCTTGAAGATCAAAGGCACAGTAGCCAGCGAAGTTGGTCGCGAAAACGGCAAACCGACCGAACTTATCGTAATTGAGCATCCAGCGGGCGTGATCGAAGTCAACATTGAGCTTGACAGACAAGGGGATCGGATTCAGGTTCGAAAGGTCGGTACGATGCGAACAGCCCGTAAATTAATGCAGGGGTATGTCTTCTACTAA
- the pckA gene encoding phosphoenolpyruvate carboxykinase (ATP), with amino-acid sequence MVAKVVRRPQSVHTLPNEKALKFLGVQTSKEVHFQLSPTELVEYALRQGEGVLTNTGALMCATGRYTGRSPKDRYIVRDSLTDMKVDWGTVNIPFDEKRFDQLHRRMRHYVEYHPVFVRYALAGADPAHQLKLCILTTSAWHNLFCSNMFLRPADDELVDFEPDFTILAIPDFMAIPDEDQTRGSNFAILNLSKRVILIGGTGYAGEIKKGVFSALNFLLPHKNILPMHCSANVDLGDPTDVALFFGLSGTGKTTLSADPERGLIGDDEHGWSDAGIFNFEGGCYAKVVDLTREQEPQIFDAIRYGSIVENTRTLRNSRVVDYTDTTLTQNTRTSYPISFIDNAVEPSVGTHPRNIFFLTCDAFGVLPPISRLTPEQAMDYFILGYTAKVAGTEMGVTEPEVTFSACFGAAFMPLHVSQYAHMLGDKIRRHNVNVWLVNTGWTGGSFGIGQRMKLAHTRALIRAALTNTLTNSPFAIHPVFGLAMPTACPGVPATILNPRQTWADPAAYDMKADHLNNLFISKRKSITNAPTATV; translated from the coding sequence ATGGTCGCTAAAGTTGTTCGTCGCCCCCAGTCAGTGCACACATTGCCCAACGAAAAGGCCCTGAAATTTCTGGGTGTGCAGACGAGTAAAGAAGTTCATTTTCAACTTTCACCAACTGAACTGGTTGAGTACGCGCTGCGTCAGGGTGAGGGCGTACTGACTAACACCGGCGCGCTGATGTGCGCTACAGGACGCTACACGGGCCGGTCGCCCAAAGACCGGTATATCGTGCGCGACAGCCTGACCGATATGAAGGTAGACTGGGGGACGGTGAATATTCCGTTTGACGAAAAACGATTCGATCAGCTTCACCGCCGTATGCGCCATTATGTGGAATATCATCCTGTTTTTGTGCGCTACGCACTGGCCGGTGCTGATCCGGCTCACCAATTGAAACTGTGTATACTGACCACGTCGGCCTGGCATAATCTGTTCTGTAGCAATATGTTCCTGCGCCCGGCAGATGACGAGCTGGTCGATTTTGAGCCCGACTTTACGATACTGGCAATTCCTGACTTTATGGCGATTCCGGATGAAGACCAGACCCGTGGCAGCAATTTTGCCATACTGAATCTATCCAAACGGGTTATTCTGATTGGTGGTACGGGCTACGCGGGCGAAATCAAGAAAGGTGTTTTCTCGGCACTTAACTTCCTGCTGCCGCATAAGAACATACTGCCTATGCATTGCTCAGCGAACGTCGATCTGGGCGATCCAACAGACGTAGCCTTATTTTTTGGGCTGTCGGGTACAGGTAAAACCACACTGTCGGCTGATCCTGAACGTGGCCTGATTGGCGATGATGAACATGGCTGGAGCGATGCGGGTATCTTCAATTTCGAAGGGGGTTGTTACGCTAAAGTCGTTGATCTGACCCGGGAACAGGAGCCGCAGATTTTCGACGCTATCCGCTACGGATCGATTGTGGAAAACACCCGTACGCTCCGCAACTCGCGCGTTGTCGACTATACCGACACGACACTGACACAGAACACGCGCACGTCGTACCCGATTTCCTTCATCGACAATGCCGTCGAGCCGTCGGTAGGTACGCATCCCCGGAATATTTTCTTCCTGACCTGCGATGCTTTTGGTGTGCTTCCACCTATTTCCCGACTGACGCCCGAACAGGCGATGGATTATTTCATACTGGGCTACACGGCGAAAGTGGCGGGTACAGAAATGGGCGTTACCGAACCAGAGGTTACGTTCTCGGCTTGTTTCGGCGCTGCCTTTATGCCTTTGCATGTGAGCCAGTACGCTCATATGCTGGGTGATAAAATCCGTCGGCATAACGTGAATGTATGGCTCGTCAATACCGGCTGGACCGGTGGTAGTTTTGGCATCGGGCAGCGTATGAAACTGGCTCACACCCGTGCCCTGATCCGGGCCGCTCTGACAAACACGTTGACAAACAGCCCCTTTGCAATACATCCGGTATTCGGCCTGGCTATGCCGACCGCCTGCCCCGGCGTACCGGCAACAATTCTGAACCCACGCCAGACATGGGCCGACCCAGCAGCTTACGACATGAAAGCCGACCATCTGAATAATCTGTTTATTTCTAAACGGAAATCCATTACCAACGCTCCGACAGCTACCGTATGA